CAAAAGTCAGTATGCTTTGAAACATTAGATTTGATTATCCCAGTCATAACAGTGCCTAATAATACTGGAGGATGGTAACAAGGCTCATAAATCAACATTAAAtgatgaaagtattttaaaaattccttttttcttccaaggaaTAAAACCCAACCGTCAATACCACAAGCTCACTCTCAGCTCTGACTGTTGTCTCTTTCTGTGTCATGGACCATCAAGAGTGGTAGAGTCTGGCAGGCCAGATTTAGGGCAGAGTATCTCCCTTTATGCATAGCATCCTCTATCTCCAAGGCTGTTAAATGATGTCTGTGGTGACACTTGCACAACTCATTTGTGAGTTTATGCAGCTGTAAATGAAGCTATAAATTTAATAGAGTCATTTTCCAGGCTTACATGAATTGAGGCTACAAAACCTATGGAGATACTTAAAAGTTCAAACCACCAGGAGTGCACTTGCCGCTGTGGATTTTGCAGTGGTTTCTGTCgcacagttttcttttcatgtcgAGGAAATTTAGCATGCTGTGAGTGTCACTCATGACACTCACATGAAAGCTATCATGCTAGGAAATCCACTCTGCTGCTGTCTATTGATTTTGGTCAGTAGTTTTCAGGTTCCCTGGTGACAGTGTTTAAAGCCTGCTTCAAACTGCATAAAAACCAatggttattttttaatccagctTCAGACTTACAGTCATTCAATACAACTTTTCTTTAATCCTTACAATACACCAAGAGTTTTAACCAACAactctattttctctctctctttctctttcagaataaaaatggaaaaaaaatatatacatatctgTTCTTTCTCGTCAGGGATAATCCTTCATTTGCCAGACCAAAACAAGTAAGTCTTCACCTTTCTGTACAAGGCAAGACTTTGCTAATTACAGCAGCTTCTGTTTGTGCTATGACAACCTATCTTTGAGACATAAGCCTATCAGTTCTGGTTGCCTATGATAAGTTACTTCAGCAGCCATCAACGATGGCAGCGAACCTCCTCAGCCCATGCAACTCAGAACGCCTGCTGCTTCCTCATCTGCTTGTGCTCATCTGCACCACCATGTCAGGCTGAAAGCACTTTCCATGGGGGAGTTCAAGTGGAAGCGTTTTTTATAAAGAGTGGCTACTGGAGAGGCATGATGCTGTTTGCATTGTACCACAAGATCTATCACCACACAAAGGTTGACCATCAGTACGAAGTAAGGAAAGGAACAGCCACTGCCTTTTTGGCATCTATGGAAGCAGAAAGATGTCTAGtgggatttttaaaagcagttgttCTGATTGTTTTGCCTTCCACCTATCTAAAGCTTTTGATAGTTTGCAACTTAGTCTCCCTACAAAAATGTTTGTTCCCGAACAGAACTTCTCAGCTTGACTCTTGGGGGGAAATAAAAGTTGGATTGCTGGTGGCCATTtgctttaatataaaaatatgaaatagtgGCAGCCTGACTTCAAATTTGTCAGCAAGTCCATGTCTCTTCACATTCCTCGATATTTAATTCAACGTACTTAGCACAGTAACATGTAACATGACATCTTTGCAAGCTGTAGTTTTACTACTCATTAGTCTGTGCTCCTTAGCAAGATTTTCCGTGACCCTATGGTCAATAGTCCACTTTTCTAAGTAAGCTATTTACCTTCAAGCATGTTTACTTGGCAGTAGAATTAGACTGGAATAAGAAATCAGAGTTCAAAGGTATTCAAAATGAGAAGGGGGTAGCACTATCCCCATTTGTCCTTTTATTATCCTATAATGTAAGAACAAAGCATACTacatacttttttatttattttgatttttttaatttttatttttatttatttttcttctactggTATACTCACAGCTTCCAGTAAAGATTTGGGTTCTGCTGTGCTAAGACAGACCTCAGGAATGAACAGCCTAAGCACTTGTGACAAGCAAATGAAACAGTTTTAGTCCTGTTTTCAGATACAGAAGCAGAATGGATCAACTTGCCTGCAATCATGCAGGAAACCAAGAGCGGAACAGCACCTTGAACTCAGCCCTGTGATTATCAGATCTGCACTTTCTTCTCACTCACGAGCATACATGTCTGTCTTTGAACTACTACAGGGGGATATAATGCTGCACCAGAGCTTTGTGAGTGCTAGCTCACAGAGCTATTTCCGCAGAGCAGTTCCAAGCACACTGAATGCAGAGCTCTCTGAATACTTTGCAGTCAGCTCTGTGCAGCATGTCATCCAGGCATGGAATTCACTGCCATAAGAGGATGTTGAGTCAAAGGCTGTAGCTGAAGCTGAGTTTCTCGAAGGGTTGAAAAACAGCCTGGTTAGTTCAGGCAAAGGCACCAcctttctgggttttgtttttgttttgttttgttttgtttttggagatGTGGGGGGGCTAGTGGTGTGGCTGTGGTTTGTATCGGGTCTAGTGCTGCTGGTTCCAAGCCTGGGTGCTGACACCGAGCCATGAGGCAAGCAGACAGAAAACTAGTGACTGTGATTTTTCACTGGGAGAAGAGTCcctattttatttagtttttggATTGTTTTGCCCAGGATTGGCAGATGgagtcttttcttttgcttagaACTTCATCAGAAGTTTCTCACACAACTTTCAGCATGTGTTGCTCACTGGGAAGAAAGCATATACCAGGCTAGACAGGAAATCTGTTCCTTTGCACTTTTGTTTCTGCCAGGGCTGGTGAACAGAGTATGCAGAGTAGCTGTGACTACAGCACAGCTAGAGCTTGTGTATTTTAGGTTTGTACTCTAGCAGCACCCCCCAACCTCAACCCCAaccccaaagaaaacaaaacatggggATAAataaggggaagaggaggcagaaCTCTCCCTTAGGTCAGGAGGCTAAGTATTTTTGGACTGCCAAGGTGGTGATCTTAAGTGAGGATAATGTATAATGCAGTGAAAAGCTAATGAGACCAGGCCTGTTAAACATGGACCTGGTGTTACTTATCTCTGTAATGCTTCAAATTACACAGGCTCAGGTTGTATTTGATCACCTCTCCTGCTTTGACAAAGTGAGCAGCAGGCTTTTATATAATGTACATGATCATATACTGTAGGGAACaatcctgctctggcaggggagGGAAGCTGATGACATAATGGGTCTTCTCCATCTCAAAGTTATGTGATTCATCAATTAAATGAATTCAGTGGGATAAAGCAGCATGAAAGGGCAATTTCCCTGTAATACACTGCCTGCTGATTAACTCTTCCCTCCCAATTCCAGCCACACTGCTCGGGATCCATCCCTATGTGGGCCGGCTCGGGCGATGCAGACCTGTCCGCTACGGAGTGCAcggtgggatggggctgggcagcaccaggaTCAGCACCAGcatcagcaccagcaccagcaccatcaTCACCATCaccagcagtagcagcagcagcgctgccccaCGTCCAGCCACTCCCAAgcgggggtgctggggacactgCAGGCGCATGCAGCATCGCGCTCCGTGTGGGGTGTGCAAAGCGCTGCACCACGCCGGCTGCTCCCCCGCAGCTACCCGGTGTCCCGCAGCGGGCGGGCGGTGGGGTTgggagcggggcggccccgcaTTGCGTCGGGGGCCGCGctggaggcggcggcggcggagtGCGGAGCGGTGCGGCGCGGTGcggagcggtgcggagcgggggcagcgctgctgccCGCCCCCCTCCACCCAcctcccgcccgccgcccgaGCTGCACCAAACAGCATTCGGGTTTATGCTGATAGCGCAGCGTCAAGACATGGCTCGAGTTGGCTCCTCGCTCTTATGCATTCAGCAGCCCTCTCGCTCCTGCCACACGcggccagctcctgcctcctcctgctgctgctgctgctgctgccgggaCGAGCCAAGACCCACTCCGGAGATGCGGCTGCAGGACTGCGGCTCTCTTACATCTCCCCAGCCGCCGCTGCCCAGCGCCCGGCTGCTTCTCCAGCTACCTTAAAGGAAGAGAGCGGGAGAGCCAGCGGCTATCTAGGAgtccttccttttatttattaactcaAGCCTTTTGGAAAAGGTACTTTGCGCACTCTTCCATCCCCCACCTCCTCCACTGCGGTTCTCGGCAGAAACTAATTAAACCCACTCGCCCTTGGTGCAGCCTAAGACAGTGTATGAATATTTCAGTGTCTCGCAGGCAGTCCTGTAAAGCGATCACAGTATTATTAAAAGGGGtgcaagaggaggaggaggagggttgAGTTTGCTGCTGcggtttttgttttggtctgtttttttttttttttgatgctgcTGCAAGACGACTTGACGCATTCTGGCACTGGCTCCTACTTCTAACCAGCGCATCTCACTTGGAGCAGGTAAGGAAAAGACCCTTCTCCCCCATGCTGCTGGACTCTATTTTGGACAGTTTGGGTCTGGGACGTTgatcttcccttttctctgcctCAGTTGAGTCTagctgctgcaaagcagaggggagatgctctgctctccctcccctAATCCCCTCGATCAGTGTGATGAAGTTGCCAGTGCTCAGCTGTCTCCACCATCTGCGAAGTGGGGCGCATGGTGGTCAGGAAACTTATGGCAGGAGCTGACCCCACTTAAGTTGCCCTCCCGATGCACTcagggcacagcagggctgcGGGTCCAGATTGGCCCCTTCCTGTCCCGGAGGCCTTGTTGCTTGTCCGCGGATGTGTGGGAATGCATAGGGTTCCGCATGTGCTGCCGTAGTGGGCAGAGAGGGATGTTCTTGCTGGTGTGAAAGCCAATCCATTGCGCCTGagcgtgtgtgtgtggtggggcTTGGGGGTTGGTTTATGTTGTTTCTCTCCTCCCTGGCAGCCTCCTTCCTGCAAGTAAGCTTTATGCCTTCAAAAGCAAGAGTATCGACATCCCTCTCTCTCTGGCACACAAGAGGAGAGGACCAGGgcagtgggaaggggaggggggggcaggcGATGGAAATTTGCTGAGTTGGCATTGCAAGGACTCACCTCCCAGGCTCCCcgtgatttatttatttatttatttgtgtatgtgtgtgtgtgtgtgtgtggtaaCTTCGAGACAGCAGCCACGGCAATGGTCAAGTCGTCAAGAAAGGCGGACGGATCAAGTTAAAGGCAAAAGGAGACATCTGGGGGGGAACCCCAGCCTGGGGGTGAACCCCAGACACATTCAGCCTCCTAGCTTGGGGGGACAGGACTCCTCACCTTACCTGCCCTCTTCCCCCACTCTCCTAAAGGTACTCCTTCTCTCTTTGTTCACCCTCCCTTCATTCCTGATGCCTATTCCTGCATCCCACCTCTCCTTTCCCATTTTGGATATTTCCATCTTGTAGGCTTTTCATCCATCCCTTCTTCAAGCCCCTCCATCCCCACTCATTCTGCAGACTCTGAGCCTTCTCTGTCTCCCACCCTCCTGCCATCCTCCCCTGAACTGCCCTTGGACCTTCTGTTCTCCTCCATTCTCGTCCCCACTCTCAAGCCgctctccctctcttttccacCCCTGGCCCTGGTTCCCACTTCCTTTGTGCCACAATGACCGTGATGGCTGGAGAGAACATGGATGAGACTTCTGCGCTACCTGGCCACCCCCAGGATAGCTACCAGCCTGCTGCCCACGATGACCATGAGTGCTGTGAACGCGTAGTGATAAACATTGCTGGACTACGCTTTGAGACTCAGCTGAAGACATTAGCCCAGTTCCCCAACACACTGCTGGGCAACCCCAAGAAGCGCATGCGGTACTTTGACCCCTTGCGCAATGAGTACTTTTTTGACCGGAACCGGCCCAGCTTTGACGCCATCCTCTACTACTACCAGTCTGGAGGGCGGCTTCGCCGGCCGGTCAATGTGCCCTTGGACATGTTCTCTGAGGAGATAAAATTTTATGAGCTGGGTGAGGAGGCCATGGAGAAGTTCCGGGAAGATGAAGGGTTCATCAAAGATGAGGAGAGACCCTTGCCGGAGGGGGAGTACCAGCGCCAAGTATGGCTCCTCTTTGAGTACCCAGAGAGCTCTGGGCCTGCAAGGGTTATTGCAATAGTCTCTGTCATGGTGATCCTCATCTCCATCGTGATCTTCTGCCTAGAGACATTACCTGAGCTGAAGGAGGACAAGGAGTATACAGTGCATCGCACTGACAACACCACCCAGGTCTACAAATCCAACATCTTCACAGATCCTTTCTTTGTTGTGGAGACCCTGTGCATCATCTGGTTCTCCTTTGAGCTGGTAGTGCGCTTCTTTGCTTGCCCCAGCAAGACTGAATTCTTCAAGAATATCATGAACTTCATTGACATTGTAGCCATCATCCCTTACTTCATCACCCTGGGCACTGAGATGGCTGAGCGGGAGGGGACTCAGAAAGGAGAGCAGGCCACCTCCTTGGCCATCCTGAGAGTCATCAGACTGGTAAGAGTCTTTCGAATCTTCAAACTCTCCCGGCACTCTAAGGGCCTCCAGATTTTGGGACAGACCCTCAAAGCGAGTATGAGAGAGCTAGGTTTATtaatcttcttcctcttcattggGGTGATCTTGTTCTCTAGTGCGGTGTATTTTGCTGAGGCTGAAGAACCTGAGTCTCATTTCACAAGTATCCCTGATGCTTTCTGGTGGGCGGTGGTATCCATGACCACTGTGGGCTATGGTGACATGTACCCTGTGACAATTGGAGGCAAAATCGTAGGCTCCTTGTGTGCCATCGCTGGTGTGCTGACAATTGCCCTGCCTGTACCTGTCATCGTGTCCAACTTCAACTACTTCTACCACCGAGAAACAGAAGGGGAAGAACAGGCTCAGTTGCTTCACGTTAGCTCCCCTAATTTAGCATCTGACAGTGATCTCAGCCGCCGCAGCTCCTCCACAATCAGCAAATCTGAGTACATGGAAATCGAAGAGGATATGAATAATAGCATAGACAATTTTAGAGAGGCTAATCTCAGAACTGGCAACTGCACTGTAGCCAACCAAAACTGTGTTAATAAAAGCAAGCTGCTGACTGatgtataaacaaacaaacaaaaaaaatcctcactCATAGCTTGAAGACTTAAGTGACACAGTCACACTTTGTAGATGCTTTACTGATAGTCTTTGAATGCTTTATTTACCTCGTAAATGCATTGTTGCATTGCGAATTTTTGCTCAGCGATAAAGAAGCTTCCAGGATCCATGAAAGAtacaattttgtttatttaaaaaaaaaaaaaaaacaaaaccattttccaTCTAGTAAATGAGAACCATTTGAACTAGTTTACTTTTAAACTGTATGATGCTAGACCTAAACTTTTCCTCTCCcccatccatttttttttccaggaagttAACTTAaagaatacagtttttaaaactataaaGCATATGCATGGATTCCagtaaaaatattctgcaaaacTGCACAGTTGCAAGAAAGTgcatcagaaaataataataaaaaaggattaACAGATTAACATGCAGCAAGCATTTGCCATTGTTTTTATGAAGGAGTGCAATTTTTCCTTCCACCCCCTGTGTGAGAGATTACATAGTTCCAGTCTACAGACCAACACAGCACCTTATTTAAATACACTTAAGGCTGGTCTTTTTTGCTATCCATTTAAGAACTATtctaaaataacaaacaaaactgaagacaaaacatCTGCAATGCTGCTAAGTTCTCTTACATGCAGATGATTTAAAcacacttttccttttccctgtccAGAACTGGATACAAAACTTATAGTCCCTCTGTTGCAAGATAGCACAATGGAGTTTAATATAAGCATGTTTGAATTtgatactatttattttataatcgCATGCCTGAAACTTTACCTCAGACAATAGCGGATAAGCTTTCGTTTGAACTGAATCTTCTAAAAATAGGTCCtttatctctctttttctttcttttttttttttctttatgatttgCATCCACCAGAAGTGCACTCCTTAATTTATTAAATCGTTGACTAGTAATTTAAAGTACTGTATTTAAGTGCGTATGTTAGTCAAATGGGAACAATAACTTTTGGAGATCAAAGCATGTTCAAATATTCAGCATTATGGCCTATTTGATTAAGGTGTAACTTGAATTAATTAATGCATGaattcaataataataataataataacaacaataacaataataacaacaaaaatgaaataaaaaaaaagtgcttgatAGACCGAGGGCCTCAATGAACAGATTAGAGAAACctgattgttttcctgcattGCTCAGGGAAATGTGTTGGCTTTTGTCCAGGCATTGTCAGAAAGGAATATATCCCATCCCTTAAAGGGAAAGCTATATGGAAAATTAAGAAACCAAGTTATATATAGCAACACCTAAAACCTAGTATCCTTTATAGTTTAAAGGTGCAGATGCATGCTTTTTGGTGCATTCTTAGAATGTAAATGAAACTTATCTACTATATGCATCCAAATTGCAGCAGCTGGTTTCTTTTGCAGTCATTAGTTAAGATTTTTTGTATTCCCCTAAAACTCGCTGAAGAGACATAACAGATCGATTTAGATAGTTGTGCAGTGCCTTTATCTTACATCCCCTAAACTACTGAAAGTGCCTCCAGGAATTGAGCTGATCAGAGATAGTGAAGGAAAGGGCAAGGCACCAACACACAAGCAGGAGAGTTCTGTGCTGCCTCTtggcacagcacagaaagggacagagaaggaaacaaagagtAAGCGTGAGAGAGAGGCATGCAGAAGAGGCAGGCAAAGACCACCAGCGCCTCTCAAGATACCTTCCTTCCCTTGCCAGTCCAATGCTGCAGGGctcaacattttcttctgctaattAAGTCACAGTTGTGTTTATGCAAGACTTCAAGTTTCCCTAGATTGTTTATAGAGACATTGCTGCCATCATCATATCTGCCCTTTCTTTCCCTGAGATGGCTCTttggcagcctgtcccagcatGGCATGACACAGGGGGAGCTAAGGACCAGCATTAACTGCGGCATTACTCAGTCAGGCAACCAGATTGTAGGgccatgcttttctttcctttggacTTCCCAGGAGGTAGGTGACAGAAGCTTTCCAGTATCCTCCCATCCATGCCTCCTCCATTCCCTTTTAGCAGTCTGTCAGATCTTAAATTCTGTCACAGATCCTCcaagacattattttttctgatcCCTAACCTTA
This is a stretch of genomic DNA from Cygnus atratus isolate AKBS03 ecotype Queensland, Australia chromosome 1, CAtr_DNAZoo_HiC_assembly, whole genome shotgun sequence. It encodes these proteins:
- the LOC118247632 gene encoding potassium voltage-gated channel subfamily A member 1 translates to MTVMAGENMDETSALPGHPQDSYQPAAHDDHECCERVVINIAGLRFETQLKTLAQFPNTLLGNPKKRMRYFDPLRNEYFFDRNRPSFDAILYYYQSGGRLRRPVNVPLDMFSEEIKFYELGEEAMEKFREDEGFIKDEERPLPEGEYQRQVWLLFEYPESSGPARVIAIVSVMVILISIVIFCLETLPELKEDKEYTVHRTDNTTQVYKSNIFTDPFFVVETLCIIWFSFELVVRFFACPSKTEFFKNIMNFIDIVAIIPYFITLGTEMAEREGTQKGEQATSLAILRVIRLVRVFRIFKLSRHSKGLQILGQTLKASMRELGLLIFFLFIGVILFSSAVYFAEAEEPESHFTSIPDAFWWAVVSMTTVGYGDMYPVTIGGKIVGSLCAIAGVLTIALPVPVIVSNFNYFYHRETEGEEQAQLLHVSSPNLASDSDLSRRSSSTISKSEYMEIEEDMNNSIDNFREANLRTGNCTVANQNCVNKSKLLTDV